The Bos javanicus breed banteng chromosome 11, ARS-OSU_banteng_1.0, whole genome shotgun sequence genome includes a window with the following:
- the IL1RL2 gene encoding interleukin-1 receptor-like 2 isoform X1: MLSLLLCVVSIALPRFIRADTCEDLTLQEMASVDQPTAFNCIYSLPTSGKVDATWYKYPSKIPISKNTQSRIHQDQNWILFLPVKGEDSGIYQCHTNDTDICPRMQVNLTVFEQYWCGASENSQLNVSHEYKQILQVGRDDILICHLNFPNNFYLDSVKWYKDCIEIEGERFISRGKKLLVKNVSVEDRGNYECEASLTHAEKQHTVFNSISVTVTEKVGNGGRIPKIIYPKNNSIEVKLGSMLIVNCNITDSWDNTNPRCWRVNNTLVDDYYGESKRIQEGIENYTIFPEHIFYTVNITFLEVKMEDYGHPFVCHAGVSAAYFILTLPVPDFRAYLIGGLLILTGAVVSAMCIYNIFKIDIVLWYRSSFHSAGPIEDGKLYDAYVLYPKPQRESQSHDVDTLVLKILPEVLERQCGYKLFIFGRDEFPGQAVVNVIDENIRLCRRLIIVIDPDELSFDLSKNLSEEQIAVYSALIQDGIKVILIELGKVKDYTALPESIQYIKQKHGAVQWSGDFTEQSQCAKTEFWKKVRYRMPPKRWPPSPPVQLLKHTPFDLMASKWEAHTGFISPDGKNIIPRVVHS, translated from the exons ATGCTGTCCTTGCTCCTCTGCGTCGTGTCCATCGCTCTTCCGCGCTTTATCAGAGCAG ATACTTGCGAGGACTTGACTCTGCAAGAGATGGCATCAGTAGACCAGCCTACAGCTTTTAATTGCATCTACTCTCTGCCAACATCAGGGAAAGTAGATGCAACGTGGTATAAATATCCTAGCAAAATCCCAATATCCAAAAACACACAGTCTAGAATTCACCAGGACCAAAATTGGATTTTGTTTCTCCCTGTGAAAGGGGAGGACTCTGGGATCTACCAATGTCATACGAA TGATACAGACATCTGTCCCAGAATGCAAGTCAACCTCACTGTATTTGAACAATATTGGTGTGGTGCTTCCGAAAACAGTCAACTGAATGTGTCTCATGAGTACAAGCAGATCCTGCAGGTCGGAAGAGATGACATCCTTATATGTCACCTCAACTTCCCAAACAATTTTTATTTGGATTCAGTAAAGTGgtataag gactgtaTAGAGATAGAAGGAGAACGGTTTATTTCTCGGGGAAAAAAGCTTTTAGTGAAGAATGTCTcggtggaggacagagggaaCTATGAATGTGAAGCCAGCCTCACACACGCAGAGAAACAGCACACTGTTTTCAATAGCATCTCTGTGACTGTCA CAGAAAAAGTAGGGAATGGAGGAAGAATCCCTAAGATCATTTATCCAAAAAACAATTCAATTGAAGTAAAACTTG GCTCCATGCTCATCGTCAACTGCAACATAACAGACTCGTGGGACAACACAAACCCACGCTGCTGGAGGGTCAACAACACCCTGGTGGACGACTACTACGGGGAATCCAAGCGCATTCAGGAAGGGATTGA aaaCTACACTATTTTTCCAGAACATATTTTTTACACAGTGAACATAACCTTCTTAGAAGTGAAAATGGAAGATTATGGTCACCCTTTCGTGTGCCATGCTGGAGTGTCTGCTGCTTACTTTATACTAACGCTCCCAG TTCCAGATTTTCGAGCTTACTTGATAGGAGGGCTTCTCATCTTGACTGGTGCAGTGGTGTCTGCCATGTGTATCTACAACATTTTTAAGATCGACATTGTACTTTGGTATCGAAGTTCCTTCCATTCTGCAGGGCCCATAGAAG ATGGGAAGCTCTACGATGCTTATGTTTTATATCCCAAGCCTCAGAGAGAAAGCCAGAGTCATGATGTGGACACGCTGGTGTTGAAAATTCTTCCGGAGGTGCTGGAGAGGCAGTGTGGATACAAGTTATTCATATTTGGCAGGGATGAGTTTCCTGGACAAG CTGTGGTCAATGTCATCGATGAAAATATTAGGCTGTGCAGAAGATTGATCATCGTTATCGATCCTGACGAGCTGAGCTTTGACCTATCAAAGAACCTGTCAGAAGAACAAATTGCAGTCTACAGTGCTCTCATCCAGGACGGGATAAAGGTCATCCTGATTGAACTGGGGAAGGTCAAGGACTACACGGCCTTGCCGGAGTCCATTCAGTATATCAAACAGAAGCACGGGGCCGTCCAGTGGAGTGGAGACTTCACAGAACAGTCCCAGTGCGCGAAGACCGAGTTCTGGAAAAAAGTGAGATATCGCATGCCTCCCAAGAGGtggccaccttctcctcctgtgcaGCTGCTGAAGCACACGCCCTTTGACCTCATGGCCAGCAAGTGGGAGGCCCACACGGGGTTCATCTCCCCTGATGGAAAGAATATCATCCCAAGGGTTGTGCACAGTTAG
- the IL1RL2 gene encoding interleukin-1 receptor-like 2 isoform X2, translated as MLSLLLCVVSIALPRFIRADTCEDLTLQEMASVDQPTAFNCIYSLPTSGKVDATWYKYPSKIPISKNTQSRIHQDQNWILFLPVKGEDSGIYQCHTNDTDICPRMQVNLTVFEQYWCGASENSQLNVSHEYKQILQVGRDDILICHLNFPNNFYLDSVKWYKDCIEIEGERFISRGKKLLVKNVSVEDRGNYECEASLTHAEKQHTVFNSISVTVSSMLIVNCNITDSWDNTNPRCWRVNNTLVDDYYGESKRIQEGIENYTIFPEHIFYTVNITFLEVKMEDYGHPFVCHAGVSAAYFILTLPVPDFRAYLIGGLLILTGAVVSAMCIYNIFKIDIVLWYRSSFHSAGPIEDGKLYDAYVLYPKPQRESQSHDVDTLVLKILPEVLERQCGYKLFIFGRDEFPGQAVVNVIDENIRLCRRLIIVIDPDELSFDLSKNLSEEQIAVYSALIQDGIKVILIELGKVKDYTALPESIQYIKQKHGAVQWSGDFTEQSQCAKTEFWKKVRYRMPPKRWPPSPPVQLLKHTPFDLMASKWEAHTGFISPDGKNIIPRVVHS; from the exons ATGCTGTCCTTGCTCCTCTGCGTCGTGTCCATCGCTCTTCCGCGCTTTATCAGAGCAG ATACTTGCGAGGACTTGACTCTGCAAGAGATGGCATCAGTAGACCAGCCTACAGCTTTTAATTGCATCTACTCTCTGCCAACATCAGGGAAAGTAGATGCAACGTGGTATAAATATCCTAGCAAAATCCCAATATCCAAAAACACACAGTCTAGAATTCACCAGGACCAAAATTGGATTTTGTTTCTCCCTGTGAAAGGGGAGGACTCTGGGATCTACCAATGTCATACGAA TGATACAGACATCTGTCCCAGAATGCAAGTCAACCTCACTGTATTTGAACAATATTGGTGTGGTGCTTCCGAAAACAGTCAACTGAATGTGTCTCATGAGTACAAGCAGATCCTGCAGGTCGGAAGAGATGACATCCTTATATGTCACCTCAACTTCCCAAACAATTTTTATTTGGATTCAGTAAAGTGgtataag gactgtaTAGAGATAGAAGGAGAACGGTTTATTTCTCGGGGAAAAAAGCTTTTAGTGAAGAATGTCTcggtggaggacagagggaaCTATGAATGTGAAGCCAGCCTCACACACGCAGAGAAACAGCACACTGTTTTCAATAGCATCTCTGTGACTGTCA GCTCCATGCTCATCGTCAACTGCAACATAACAGACTCGTGGGACAACACAAACCCACGCTGCTGGAGGGTCAACAACACCCTGGTGGACGACTACTACGGGGAATCCAAGCGCATTCAGGAAGGGATTGA aaaCTACACTATTTTTCCAGAACATATTTTTTACACAGTGAACATAACCTTCTTAGAAGTGAAAATGGAAGATTATGGTCACCCTTTCGTGTGCCATGCTGGAGTGTCTGCTGCTTACTTTATACTAACGCTCCCAG TTCCAGATTTTCGAGCTTACTTGATAGGAGGGCTTCTCATCTTGACTGGTGCAGTGGTGTCTGCCATGTGTATCTACAACATTTTTAAGATCGACATTGTACTTTGGTATCGAAGTTCCTTCCATTCTGCAGGGCCCATAGAAG ATGGGAAGCTCTACGATGCTTATGTTTTATATCCCAAGCCTCAGAGAGAAAGCCAGAGTCATGATGTGGACACGCTGGTGTTGAAAATTCTTCCGGAGGTGCTGGAGAGGCAGTGTGGATACAAGTTATTCATATTTGGCAGGGATGAGTTTCCTGGACAAG CTGTGGTCAATGTCATCGATGAAAATATTAGGCTGTGCAGAAGATTGATCATCGTTATCGATCCTGACGAGCTGAGCTTTGACCTATCAAAGAACCTGTCAGAAGAACAAATTGCAGTCTACAGTGCTCTCATCCAGGACGGGATAAAGGTCATCCTGATTGAACTGGGGAAGGTCAAGGACTACACGGCCTTGCCGGAGTCCATTCAGTATATCAAACAGAAGCACGGGGCCGTCCAGTGGAGTGGAGACTTCACAGAACAGTCCCAGTGCGCGAAGACCGAGTTCTGGAAAAAAGTGAGATATCGCATGCCTCCCAAGAGGtggccaccttctcctcctgtgcaGCTGCTGAAGCACACGCCCTTTGACCTCATGGCCAGCAAGTGGGAGGCCCACACGGGGTTCATCTCCCCTGATGGAAAGAATATCATCCCAAGGGTTGTGCACAGTTAG